A single Lactuca sativa cultivar Salinas chromosome 8, Lsat_Salinas_v11, whole genome shotgun sequence DNA region contains:
- the LOC111896081 gene encoding protein TRACHEARY ELEMENT DIFFERENTIATION-RELATED 7A-like, which produces MTTTYHLPTTHHHHLQPTNYQLPSPPSTATHPPLPTTTITHHYHQSQPVKTTHHHITKPLIYHSSPLPTTTTLTMTNQSHHHPRPPPPTTSPPTTTTHPPSPPPFTVNRLHHSSPPPHPPPSPHHLPPPPPTTTIPTYHHHLPTTSPPASTTTTHLRPQSHSLPTTIIITPYHHPYHHPPTSSPPTTITTHHLPPPTTTFLRPPINTTIDPPTTHDSHHTPTTDPHLSSPPPITTTYLPTTTTCHHPQYPPSPLPPPLPTT; this is translated from the coding sequence ATGACCACCACCTACCACCTACCAacaacccatcaccaccacctacaACCCACCAACTACCAACTACCATCCCCACCATCAACCGCCACCCACccaccactacccaccaccaccatcacacaCCACTACCATCAATCACAACCCGTTAAAACCACCCACCACCACATCACCAAACCCCTCATCTACCATTCATCACcattacccaccaccaccaccctaaCCATGACCAACCAAAGCCACCACCACCCGCGACCACCACCACCTACAAcctcaccaccaaccaccaccacccacccaccGTCGCCTCCACCCTTCACCGTCAACCGCCTCCACCACTCATCACCACCTCcccacccaccaccatcaccccaccacctaccaccaccaccacccacaacAACTATCCCCACCTACCACCATCATCTACCAACAACATCACCACCCGCCTCCACCACTACCACCCACCTACGACCACAATCTCACTCACTACCTACCACAATCATCATAACCCCCTACCATCACCCATATCACCACCCACCAACATCATCACCAcctaccaccatcaccacccaccacctaccaccacccACGACCACCTTCCTTCGcccacccatcaacaccaccatCGACCCACCCACTACCCATGATAGCCACCACACCCCTACCACTGACCCCCACCTATCATCCCCACCACCTATCACCACAACCTACCTACCCACCACTACAACATGTCACCACCCCCAATACCCACCCTCACCTTTACCACCACCACTACCTACTACCTAg